A segment of the uncultured Desulfobulbus sp. genome:
TCTGCTGCTCAAACCCTTCAAGTTCCTTCTCGGAAAAGCCATAATCCGGTGCAGCTACGGTGGGAGGGAGGACTTTAGTCCCGTCGAGCCCCTGTCGCTCGATGGCTGCGGCTCGGGCCACAACAGGACGAATCAGATCCCGCTCCAGCTGGTGATTATAAATGCGATTTACCCTGTTCTTTTCGCTGGCTTTCCAGAAGTAATTGGGATCGAACGCTGGTTGATTCATCAACGCCAGGATACGGCCCGTCTTGGGCTCAAGAACAAGCCCCATCCCTTTTTCTGCACCATTGACGCTTAAATATTCACGAAAACGGCTTTCAAGCATCTTTTGCAGCTCAGCATCCAAAGTCAGCACAAGATCTGCCCCGTTCTCTCCGAGATGATCTCTTCCCTGAAAATCAATATCTGGAATATTGCTTTTTCGAAAGACACCCTGCAAAACAGTGTCATACTTACCTTCAATACCTGAAAGACCAACCCCCTCTCCCATGAACCCAAGGACATGGGAAGCAGCGGTGTGCCCAGGATAAAACCGTACCCTATCCGCCTTACAGGTTATGCCTGCAAGGTGAAGGGCTTTGATGGCTTGGGCCTGTTCTTCATCGAGGTTTGTGGCCAGCATCGTTGAATAGGGCGCTGCCTGGAGGCGGGTCTGTAACTCGACGACATCTTGCCCTATCAGTGGAGCCAGACTTTGAGCGACCTGATCACGCTCAGCCATTTCCACCGGATTGGCAAAGACCGAGTAGAGTTTATAAGAAACCGCCAGCTCGCGCAGATTGCTATCGTAGATGGTGCCTCTTAAAACAGGTTCAGCGGGCTCTGGGCCCGCTGAAAATGACGTAATTTTGCCGACAGCAGACTGTACACTTCTGCCGATATCCTGGAGGGAATGGGGGCATCTATACAGAATGGCTCCAGCCGCCGTCAGCAAAATGGCTGCGAATGGAAAGAACCACCGTCGTTTATTTTTTTTGGTTCGTCGAGTTCTAACCATTGCGGTCCTACATCCGTCGCACCTGTCCTGCACACGGCTCAAAAAGATTCAGCCGTACGGAGGCAACCGCAACAATATGCTCTTTCGAGCTCAACAACTCCTGACGCTCAACCAGTCCTATGTGGGTACTTGTCATTTGGGTATGGAGATTTCGCATTTGCTCTGCCTGAGCGCGCATTTCCATCATCTGACCATAGAAATACTGCGTGACTAACAATCCGGCCACCAAGGCCGCCAGACAACTGATAGCGAGAAACATTCGGACAGTTTGTGACAGGTGCAAAGAGGTACGCCTTTTCATTCGTCGGGTTCCTTGAAACGTTCCCATCTGCCGTGGCCTATATGTTCGCACACCTACGTTTGGTACCATGATTGCCTCCTTCGCCACCTGATCTCTTCTGTTCACACTTACACCCGCTCCGCGACCCGAAGCTTTGCGCTCCGGGAACGGGGGTTGTGCGCCATCTCTTCAGTTGTCGGTTCTACCGGCCGCTTAGTTATAACTTTATAGGCCGGATTTTTTTGAAAAATTTGTTTAACAATCCGATCTTCCAATGAGTGAAAGGTGATAATTGCGACCCGAGCCCCCCTAGCCAGAATCTCTGGGGCCGAGTTTAAAAGCTGGGTTACATTGTCAAGCTCACCATTTACAGCAATGCGTAATGCCTGGAAGACCTTGGTTGCTACATGAATTTTGGGTGGATGAAATCGCCGGGGAACGGCATCTGCCACAATTGCGGCCAGCTGGGCCGTGGTAGTTATGGGCGCCTGCTGACGGGCATCGACGATAAACTTGGCAATACGACGGGCTTGACGCTCCTCACCGTAATGATAAAAAATATCAGCCAGCTGTTCTTCTGGGGTCTGGGCAACCAACTGGGCTGCACTGAGTGGCCTTCTACGGTCCATACGCATGTCCAACTCACCGTCCATGCGAAAACTAAACCCACGCTCAGCGCGATCAAGCTGCAACGAAGAAACGCCGAGATCTGCTGTTAAGCCGTTCACCGGATAGAGTCCGCGCTGCTGTAACTCTGGTACCAAGTCTGCGTAGGATGCGTGGATCAGGGTGAAACGATCACCATATCCACTCAAATTTTGCCCCGCATCCACGGCCTCTGCGTCCCATTCAAAACCAACAACCCGTCCCTTCGGGACAGAGTGCCTTAAAATGGCCTCGGAATGCCCACCAAGCCCAAGAGTGCCATCTACGTAAAGGCCACCTGATGCAGGCAAGAGGCCATCGAGCACTTCTTTGAGTAAAACAGGTACATGGATTGGGTATCGGTCTTGCGGCATACTCGTCTTCTGGGTTAGATACCAAGCTCCGAAAGTCCTTCGCTGTAATCATCGAAGCCTTCTCGGACAAGTTCGGTTTCAGCTTCCCAGGCACCCTTATCCCATATTTCAAAATAATTGAGCATACCGACAACAACGACTTCTTTTTGCAGCTTCACGCTTGATCGCAGCGCTGGAGTCAGTAACACCCGTCCTTGTTTATCCGGGGAGCATTCGACAACACCGGCAATGATATAT
Coding sequences within it:
- the rsmH gene encoding 16S rRNA (cytosine(1402)-N(4))-methyltransferase RsmH, which codes for MPQDRYPIHVPVLLKEVLDGLLPASGGLYVDGTLGLGGHSEAILRHSVPKGRVVGFEWDAEAVDAGQNLSGYGDRFTLIHASYADLVPELQQRGLYPVNGLTADLGVSSLQLDRAERGFSFRMDGELDMRMDRRRPLSAAQLVAQTPEEQLADIFYHYGEERQARRIAKFIVDARQQAPITTTAQLAAIVADAVPRRFHPPKIHVATKVFQALRIAVNGELDNVTQLLNSAPEILARGARVAIITFHSLEDRIVKQIFQKNPAYKVITKRPVEPTTEEMAHNPRSRSAKLRVAERV